The genomic segment CAAATAGATGGCAAAAGCTGTGAATGAGACAGAGGTAATTCCAAGTAAGACACATTGGAAAATTCTGGGCAAAGagaattcaattcaaaaataacttcctgcaattcaaaaggaaaaacaaacttcccttttatcttttgcaaattttcctGACAGAGACCAGTAGAAATAGCAACCTTCAACGCATCGTcattattaaattcaaaattttgctgcgccaaagaatcaattacatctataacaaaaattgaatgagattcaccaggatatttcatggcatcataaatattaaatttaataacatcaccatcaaattccatagtcaatgtgccagtgaaaacatcaatttttgttctagcAGTTTTCAAAAATGGTCTCCCTAACAGTATTGGAGATGAATTAGAATTATCATCCTCCAtatcaagcacataaaaatctgcaggaaaaatcaaattatcaattTGCACTAAAATATCCTCCAAAACTCCATCAGGATAGGCATTTGATCGATCAGCCAGTTGAATTATTACGCCCGTCTCTTTTAAAGGCCTAATGTTCATCAAATTATAAATAGAACGAGGCATAACATTTATCGAAGCACCCAAATCCAACatagctttttcaattttaatattacctattttgcaagggacagtaaacatacctgggtccttgcatttaggaggcaattttttctgcaaaactgccgaaacattttctcccatatgcactttctcgtttcctttcaactttttcttaccagtgcataattccttcaaaaatttagcatatctaggaatttgcttaattgcatctaaaagagggatatttacctcaacttttcgaaaagtgtccaaaatctcCTGTTCGTGCTCTTGCTTTTTGGACTTTGCCAGTCGACTAGGAAATGGAGGCGGAGGTGTAACCACTTGTgttgatttttctccaaaatctggtTGTTCCAAGGCTCTAGGTTGAGACACATTCCCCTCTTTTTCGAGCTCTTCCTCGATTGCTtgttcagaaattttcttgctcGGCTCAGGCAACTCTTTGCCACTTCTTAATGTGATGGCACTAGCATTTTGCTTGGGGTTGACAATTGTCTGCGAAGGTAGCTTTCCAGATAATTGGGATTCCAATCTATTGACTGTGGAAGCTAACTGGCtcatttgattctccaaattatgaatgctagttttcgtctcctgttgaaattgttgagTGTTAGTAGCCAAAGATTTCACAATATCCTCAAGTGACATACCTGATTTAGGAGCAGGTTGTTGCTGTGAAAGTTGAGGTCTAGGTTGATATTGTGACTGATGTGAAAATCCTGGTGGCCTTACtgcataattaaaattaggaTGATCCCTCCATCCTGGATTATAGGTGTTTGCATAGGGATCATACCGTCTCTGAGGTGGTCCTGGAAATCCAACTGCATTAGCCTGCTCAGTCGAATCATCTTGGAGTGTGGGGCACATATCTGTTGGATGACTCGAACCATAGCAGATTCCACATgttttcaattgctgcatttgtcCTATAGCTAACTTTTCAACCAAAGAAGTTAGACAATCTAATCTTTGCTCTATTGTAGAATTACTTACCTCATTGACTCTACGAGTCGTGTTATCCTGCCTGTCTCCAAATTGTTGAGCATTTGCAGCCATACTCGATATCAAATTTCTTGCCTCCGTGGGTGTTTTATTCACTAAGGAGCCCCCACTGGCAGCATCAATAATTCTTCTGTCAGTTTGGGACAgaccctcataaaaatactggatgaggagttggtcaggaatttgatgatgaggACAACTAGCACATAGTTGCTTGAATCTTTCCCAATATTCATGTAGAGTCTCTCCATTGAATTGTCGAATTCCACAGATGTCTTTCCTAATGCTTGCAGCTCGGGATGcaggaaagaatttttctagaaaatgcTTCTTCATGTCTGTCCATGTGGATATTGACCCAGAGGGCAGATAATAGAGCCAATCCTTAGCTTTAtcggctaaggaaaatggaaaggctcttaatttaatttgctcctCTGTGACTCCCTGAGGTTTCATTGTCGAGCAAACCACATGGAATTCTTTGAGATGCTTGTGGGGATCTTCACCTGGTAAGCCATGAAAAGAAGGAAGTAAATGGATTAgtccagattttaactcaaatgcaaCCTCTAATGTAGGATAAGTAATGCATAGAGGCTGTTGATTTAAATCTGGTGCAGCCAATTCTCTCAATGTCCGTTCATTAGCCATGGTGCTATCTATCTCTTCCGTCTCACTAAATGAatccacaaaatctactactgaATTATGTCCAGTAGATGAGGAGGATGCCTCTGCTCGTTCTCTTGTTGCTTTTCTCAATGCACGAGCAGTTTTCTCTATCTCAGGATTATATTGCagttcacctgtacgagaagatctaGGCATAAAccagtaacaataaaaataaaaataaaaaataaacaaagaaaatataattcaaagaaaataaatttattttgacaccaagtccccggcaacggcgccaaaatttgttgggtgtcaaaccagcaaaaataaaattcctactcttaagtcacgaattaagtccactatggtactggagcagggacttaggctgtgcaatgggttactagcttcaccctggtgccagagtttgcttgatccgatataccaaagtgtattaattacgtgaaagacaaaattcgaatatagcagcgagcagggtcgaatccacagggacttgggaatttattttgaatgaatgtaacattaaataaaaatgggggaagttgatatggaactgtctaatttaattgctcaaattaaaaatataaagtaaattgacggaaggaaaatctctagtcaaaggtataatctccacttatggttcgaatcactgatcacagatgcagagataaaatctttcatttacaaataaactggttatggttgtcaacaagctctgacaacctgcctaaccttactgattcgataaccacaacaagctctgtagttattgccctagccaattaagcagtcctaaacacgctcttaggatttaacctattgacagcattaatcattagactggccaccaattataaccaacaaacacacacgctcggtttatttaggctatatcatatatttccgcaacaacgactcaaaagtttctactacaattgaatcatatcacttgccacatgcactaaaattacccaacaattacggattgagcactcttagatggctgttaattactcacacaattaaacagtgatcaagtatttaattgcaagaaataatcatatgcataagtgaacaggaaatatataaacacttgcaaattaaagaacgtagggaaatcaattcgatctcacagttttgtcgaaccaaagcttcgatttaacctctgactagatgaagaaattagccactcctcatagttgaattgcagccaaaagtactggattgcaaaggcattgcgtttttactagaaagcaaggaataaaagatgtttttcccgttggggaatattgtcgaacacctggcgtgtgtcagaggccagtccagagaaaggaaactagaactaaactaaaaagctaaactagaggtccccccttgcttctgtacgtcctctccttaaaaagccaaaagtaagatgactaaaagctatctccggtggtccccacacatgtggacaaagtctccaaaattactccttcttccaagtctctctacgttgctttcttttaagagcccaaatgacttatagctttgtggtccccaccaatccaaggcctaaggattgaagcccttagaagtctccatattctccataaagtccctcctttttggtagttttctgcttcattcctgaaattaagtcccgataccaaatatgagtaaatatcagc from the Coffea eugenioides isolate CCC68of unplaced genomic scaffold, Ceug_1.0 ScVebR1_215;HRSCAF=854, whole genome shotgun sequence genome contains:
- the LOC113756295 gene encoding uncharacterized protein LOC113756295, whose translation is MPRSSRTGELQYNPEIEKTARALRKATRERAEASSSSTGHNSVVDFVDSFSETEEIDSTMANERTLRELAAPDLNQQPLCITYPTLEVAFELKSGLIHLLPSFHGLPGEDPHKHLKEFHVVCSTMKPQGVTEEQIKLRAFPFSLADKAKDWLYYLPSGSISTWTDMKKHFLEKFFPASRAASIRKDICGIRQFNGETLHEYWERFKQLCASCPHHQIPDQLLIQYFYEGLSQTDRRIIDAASGGSLVNKTPTEARNLISSMAANAQQFGDRQDNTTRRVNEVSNSTIEQRLDCLTSLVEKLAIGQMQQLKTCGICYGSSHPTDMCPTLQDDSTEQANAVGFPGPPQRRYDPYANTYNPGWRDHPNFNYAVRPPGFSHQSQYQPRPQLSQQQPAPKSVHNLENQMSQLASTVNRLESQLSGKLPSQTIVNPKQNASAITLRSGKELPEPSKKISEQAIEEELEKEGNVSQPRALEQPDFGEKSTQVVTPPPPFPSRLAKSKKQEHEQEILDTFRKVEVNIPLLDAIKQIPRYAKFLKELCTGKKKLKGNEKVHMGENVSAVLQKKLPPKCKDPGMFTVPCKIGNIKIEKAMLDLGASINVMPRSIYNLMNIRPLKETGVIIQLADRSNAYPDGVLEDILVQIDNLIFPADFYVLDMEDDNSNSSPILLGRPFLKTARTKIDVFTGTLTMEFDGDVIKFNIYDAMKYPGESHSIFVIDVIDS